The sequence caggacaccaactacaggcactctattccagcagaagagtgcctgtccatctgtctacgcctccggttagtgtttttttttcattattctgaatacatcACCGTTGGTGAACGCTCCCGATTGGTCGACGCGCCACaaaatgccccaaaagttcacgAATGCCAACTCCAGTGTCGGCCGTGTTGGAGGTGCCGGATGCACGTGAAAAGCTTTAAATCCCAAAACTCACGGCGTCCGCCGTGCGAAAAGCGGACCTccgacgctccctagaagcgcgCCCACCATATATTTTCGATGTAACCCTGATGTTGTCGACGCTTtggacgcgtttggtgtgaacgtgccataaATGGATTTAAACACTTTGTTTTGCTGCTTTTtaacatttactgtatttctttgttttttggttcAAACATGCCCTTTGGATTGCTGGTCAACTTCTTCCTAAAATAATGTCAAGTTAAGACCAgcaatattttgtttaaaaggaaactaaatttgtaaatatgctataattttttttactgaatttaaaaaatgaataggCAGAATTTTGTAAACATTAAAAAGATGTCTACTACGGTTCATCGTGTCTTTACTCCTTTTAGAAACATAATTCTGTAATAGCTGCCTAGTAACAAACAGGATTAGTAACAAAGCTCTGGTTTTCCCCTCACTGATTCAAATACAACCAACTTTGCATTCAAACTCCcttataatatacatttatatatctaAAGCTCTCAGTGACGTTATGATAATAACTGCCTCAttgtgagaaccactggctttaaatgttaaaatgcaaCAGGAGACGATCCTCTGCAGACAGAGCTGACTTTTGTTCTTACCTCATTCGGCCACCCAAAGATGGAGAATGGGAAAATTCCAGATGAGAACCAAGTGTCCAGGACATCCTCATCTGAAACAAGtataaaaagtgttgaaatctGGAGGTGAGTGAATATAAACGTTAGCATGCTTgagacaaatgaacaaatgtgAATGAAAGGTACCttgttttaaagtgattttatcAGTAGACACGTTGAAGCGCTTTGCCGCCTTCGCTCTGGCTTCTTCCTCTGATCTCCCACTCACCCAGTAATGACCGTCAATGTCCTGGAGGGTAACACATTacaaaaggaaataaatctCAGAAACAAAGACATTCACAGTCCGGATGCAAACCGCTTTCATCCCTCATCAGAAAAGCCTCCGGaacttgataataatgatagaaATCATCTCACCTCTCCTTGATTCACTGAGGGATCATCAACAGTGACGAAGTAAGCGGGGATTCTGTGCCCCCACCACAGCTGGCGAGAGATGCACCAGTCCCTGAAAGGAAGACGGATGGCTTCAGTGCAAGGCAGAACTCTGCATATTAATATTCACAATTTGCTGCTTCGTGGAGCTGAAATCGTTTGTTGGTAATTGATCagatgatgacaaaaaaaagttaccTGACAGTTAATTTATAAATCAGTTGAACATGAGTAatccttttcaaaaaaaattaaaaagagtgCAGTTTCTGCCTCTGAGAATCAGCCACACAGGACTTATAGCCAAAGACTAAAGAACTtcatcacaattattctacCATCAGTTATAGGATGCTTGAATAAACAGTTTTGCTGATAATAATTGATTTCCCTGTCGAGGTTGGAACAAAGTTTTGCAGTGACACCTTTCATTTTTGATGAATGGTTTGAttcctgctgtttttttttttaaacttgtcttTTCACTTGGTAACACTTTTTCTTGTACGTATTTCTCTGAGTACGGTAGGTAGAactgtaataaacacacactaaagcagtgtttttttaaccttggggtcgtgaccccacgtGGGGTCGCTTGGAAttcaaattaattgtaatttaaatgttttaattgattTCATTCTTTTCAAAATACCGGTAAAACGCCACACACAATTTCAAACAATTGTATTATACACTTTCtcaaatagaatagaataaaatttgCTTTTGCcgcaacaattaaaaaaaaaagagcagacagtaagaaacaaataaataccaacataagataatagtgcaaaatgtaAGAACTGTAGGGcatacataaattaaaaattaataaatatataaatctagttcaaataaaatgctgtaTAAGAATATCTGAGTTGGTGCATCTTGTTGCTGTGTGCACTAATCCGGGCTACTTTCTATTTGTAACACATTATAACAAACaggatcaaaaactaattctagagaaaaaaaaatggcactgtggcgtcgccagaaatttgtaatacaaaaaatgggctcacgacctaaaaaaaggttgtgaaccactgttGTAGGTCTGATCACTAACAATAAATCTCCATACAAAGAAGTTCAGATATTGACAGCATGGTGCAGTGCCAAATTGCCAACCCTGTCCTTCTCAACAGCAGGAAGTAACCATTGACTTCTGAAAGCGTAACGTCGTACACAGGTATCAGCATCAATGAAAAGAAGTTGAAGCAAGTGAAGGATTTCCAGTTTCTTTGAGGTCACACCTCAGAGAGCCTGAGCTGGATGGGAATACAGCTCACACTGTTCCAAAAGCTCAGCTTAGTCTCTTCTTCCTGCAGACTGAGACCAAACAAGCTCCATCCGGCAACACTGATAAACCCAGACTGCTGCACAATAGAGAGAGTCCTAAAAGACTGGTGTTAGTTTCCTGCTTTTAACTAAGTGGGTTAATGgatttgctcaacatcccacactGATTGTCCACAGTGGTTTGAAACCAGCTACCCTGTGTCCACGAGActgcttccttaaccattagACTACCACTGGCCCTAATAAGAAAACACTGCAGCGGGTCGATAAGACGGCTCTGTGGATTGTTGGCTCCACCACTCCAGTGTCTTCACCACATCTGCTCACATAGTTTCACATTTATTAGTTGTaggtattgttttattttagaaattTCATGACAACTTTGCAATAACAATaaagtttcttcttcttcttgtaccTGATAACACTGGTCAGTTTACGCATGCGTTTACTTTTTTGGCTAAACAAAGCAAGCAAAGCTTGGTTTTCAGATTTCACAACTACCGAAGTGACAAATTTGGTGCTCCATCAATGTACGTATGTATATATGCATGAGGACTGAAGGCTTTTCAGCATGTTTTAATTTAACACTGTAAGAAAGGATGTTTTaatgagaaatgtagcaaaaagacAAAGCTTGTGGTTGTTGTACCTTAAAAGCAGAAGAAAAttaacggacaaaaaaaaaagcagggagCTACCTGATATTGTCCATCCAGTTGAACCACGTCTTGAGGTGGTGGTCGGGGATGATTTTGAGCCTTCCTTCTCGGACTGCATCAGCAGCCTGTTTGCCCATATCTGTGCAGCTCACATACCACTGAGGTTTCAGCAGTGGCTCCACAATATCCTTAGATCGACTGATAAGAGTGAAAACACAGCAGAATttaatgctaaaaaaaacatgtccttAACTTGAGTGCATAAATTGATTTCACCTGCAGACTGGGACAACCATGGGGTTGTCTTTGGTCTCTTTAAACTGGCCTCTGTCCTTCAGCGCCTGCAGCACAGCTTTTCTGGCCTCAAAGCGTTTCATGCCCTAAGGGCCAGACAGAGGAGTTACACTGAGCTCACTCTGAGCGTCATACAGGAAATGATGAGACACTGTACCAGGAAAGGAGGAGGCACATTGATGAGCAGGCCACTCTCATCCAAGATGTTGATGAAGGGCAGATTGTGTCTCACTCCAACCTCGTAGTCATTGTGGTCGTGGGCAGGGGTAATTTTGACAGCGCCTGAGCACAAAATGTTGCAGTGGAATcaatgtttgttaaaaaaaaaggactatTACTTATTCTAATTGCACATAATGAACAATTATGACCAGCAGACAATGCCACTGCTTTGAATATCAATCCCTTACCAGTGCCAAAGCTCATGTCCACAAAATCATCAAAGACGATGGGCATTTTGCTGTCAGAGAAGGGGTGCAGCACCATTTTCCCCTTCAAATGCTGATATCTGGGGTCAGCAGGATGGACAGCTACAGCTGTATCTCCGAGCATAGTCTCAATACGAGTCGTGGCCACAACTACCTCCTCATCTATGGCCAATggggaaaacaaataaattaaccaGAAAAACCACCCAAAAAACATACGGGCACCCCCGGATCATAACGATAACATTCAATGCTGTAACCTGACATACCTGAATCAACCACTTTGTAGGCAAATGAAACCAGAACCCCAAATTCCACTTTTTCCTTGTATCCAGGCACAGGCAGCAGAGTTCTGCCAGTGAGCTCCTTTTTATCCACCTGAACAACAAACAGCACATTTAGCCACATAATGAGATTGCTTAGCACTGTTAATGTATGCAATACCTTTCTCAACATTTGCCTTAGAAAATCAattctaaaataataaaaaaaattgtccaaacTGTAAGTGTATCCCATCTTGAATAAACAGACTTAGCTCAACAAAGTTTCATAACATCTCTTATTTGGAGGCAACTTATCAACATAAATGACAAAGAATGTACAGGTGTGTTAACAGAGAAAAGTAGATGGCTACATTTGGGAACTTGTGCTGTGATAGAAAAAGAAGTTAAACTAATGAGGACTGGTTGAATATTTAACCAAAAGCCTTTTAATTTAGACAGTCTTACCTCGATGTCAGAGATGGCAGAGTTAAGGGTGCAAGACCAGTTGACCAGCCTTTTACTCCTGTAGATCACTCCCTCTTCATGCAGGCGGATAAAAGCCTCTTGAACAGCGTAGGAGAGTTTCTAACGACAATAAGAGAGATGTTAATtcaggcacaaaaaaaaaaaaagagtccatCTTTGGATTTTGTTCTGGAACAACAGAACACTTACATCGTCCATAGTAAAGCAGGCTCGGTCCCAGTCCAGGGAGGAGCCCAGTTTTCTCAGCTGGTGGTAGATGCGGTCTCCCttcctacaaaaacacaaaagaatccATGcatcttgtgtttcttctcagTGATTTGTTCTCATTCCGTCTGCTCCGTTACTGCCCTTCTACTCACTCGTTCTTCCATTTCCAGATCTCCTGAATAAAGCTGTCTCTGCCCAGATCGTGGCGGCTCAACCCCCTCTCTCTCATTAGCTTTTTCTCCACCACCACCTGGGTGGCAATGCCAGCATGGTCACATCCCGGGTTCCACAGCGTGGTCTCACCTCGCATCCTGTGCCTGGACAAACAAAGACAATTATCAgcataaaacaaagtaaaatgtcACAAAGAAACCAGATGGACTGTAGTTACCATCTAGTCAGTGTGTCCTGAATGGCGTTGGTAAGGGCGTGGCCCAGGTGAAGAGATCCTGTCACATTAGGTGGAGGGATGCACATCATGAAGACGCCCTTAGGGTTCTCCTCACTAATGTTCCTCTGATAAAAAGGTAATAGTGGACAGAAAAGTTATTAAAGACAAACCTGAGGAGCATTTTCACCATTCTATAGGATAAACTCCCTCACCCCGTACTCCGGTTTGAAGAATCCCTGCTTCTCCCACCAGGAATACCAGGCAGCCTCCACATACTGAGGACTGTAGGAGTCAGGAAGTGAACTGACAACATCTGAAACCACGACAGCAAAAGGAAAAGCTTGGagaagtcaaaaaaaaaagccagccTCACACAACGTTAATTCTAGTCGTACATAATAATACCTAAACGGGTACAAATCATGTCCATTTCTATCCAATGCAtgttgattaaataaacaaatgtattccATCAAAAAATTTGAGTGTTCCTTGATGTCCTTGACCATAATGCAGTCTCGTATTTTATCTACATACACAAACAGTTTCTGTGTTTATGTAcctatgtttattttaattgtcgAACAGGCTTGTCCTTGGCCATGTCGTCATTTTTTTGCCTCAAAAGGAcattaaaaaatctattaatgTTCACCATCTCTccttattaatatattttcaaaaaatggcAACCATTTTCGATCTTAATTGCAGTTCAGATTGTTTTTACAAGCAGACTTAAAGCATTTCCTTAAAAAACTGAGTATTCACGCCCATCCTATGAAGAAAGTGAGCTGcttttttgctactttttacACTATGAAAGTTAATTCTTCTTTGactaaagtaaacaaaaaataccttttttttctcccagtGGAGTCTGGATGTTGTATGTAATCACCCCCAACTCCTTTTTCTCAGGTTTGGCCTTTTTCTacaaattagttaaaaaaaataaaatatttaaaaaagaaaaagaaaagatgaacTATTTGCATTAAAGAGATTTTCCGTTAGGAGTTTAGGGGCATCTGTACCTCTGCTGGAGGCTGTGAACTTTTCTTCGCCtccatttcttttttctgttgaaacttttccaacttctctctcttttttgctTCTTTCTTCAGTTGAGCTTCTGTCTTTGGTGCGCCTGAAACAAGATTTTGAAAAGATAGCATAAGccctgctaatgctaacaactGCTACAGCCTTGAATGAGTTCTAGGACATTCATACCATTAGCTGTAGACTTAGCAGAATCAGCAGCAGGACCAACATCAGCAGCTTTTGTGTTTACAGGAGCGTTTGGTCTCTGAGTGACGGGCTCCATCTTCTCACACAGCTTGACTTCGCCCAACACGTTCAGGAACTGTGGTTGATTGATGCAGGTTGTGAACCATCTGGTAACGTTGGTCACAGCCTTCCTGTCCGATTGCTCCAATGACTGGAGATGAGAAACATATTTAATTGGGAGCATTAAGATGACAAAACGTGCACACACCACACTTACGTATTTAAATGGTAGAAGAACAGCTGCTGCTACAGCCATATCAGCCACGGTAATGCTCTCCCCCACAAGGTAGGTTCTTGGTGCCAAAGCCTGATCAAGAACCTTTAAAACACGCATCAGCTCTGCTCGCGAACTCTGATGaagctgaaataaaaaaacacacaaaattggtGTAAAGAAATGGAACATCACATGTACGCCATTGAGGATATGAAAGAATTTGGGTACCTTCTTATCCATTCCTCCCACCCCAATCAGAGGAAATACCACAGCGCAAGATACTGGCATTAGCTCGTTTTCTGCAAAACTGAGCCACTGCCACACCTGGCTTTGCTGCTTTAGGTCTGACCCCACCCTCTTCCCCTGAAAAGCCAAATACCAAGACACAGCAGTAGACCCACACAGGACGGAGTCAGGACCCCCAGTGCCCAGCACCAGGGTGGGTCTGCAGCGAGCATTCAGCGACCCAGGAGGGTTTTCTGTGAGAACACGGGGGCGGGAGGATGGATTAAACTCTGCAGCTATGAGAGGCAAGAGGCTTCTGAAGTCATCAGGGTGATGGGTCACGTATAGAGTCGCCATCTCTGGAAGAGACATTTAAAAGACACTGAAATACTCAAATTCCTTCATAGTGTAATCACCATGCTTCACTATTGTTGTATGATGGCCCACTGCCACCTCATACCTCAGATTTTAAagatttacattatatacacaatGTAGCTTCACTTTGACATCATGAAGCCTTACCAACTCCTTACCATCTGTTTTTCTAATCAATTTCTAGCAATAGATGTATTCTCATTCAAAGACTACCTTTTTACAAATGTTCATTTAATATGACAGCATACTCTCCCATCTTAAATGGCATTAGCTAAAAGAAAACCAGCTCAGAAAGGTGACGACCTCTTATTGTACTTTTAAATAGATGGTTCTGTGAATGTAATACATATATGTAAaatacccagccctagtttaaCCAGTTTCAACTAATGACAGCTTGCTGTTaattttgattgatttattagGGCGTTGAAATGAAAGAGAAACCAAGCTCGTTGTGCAGTTGGATCTGTGCCGACACTGCATTCATATTATTAATTAAGTATTTTAATATGCGTCGCTGTTCAATGTTCTGAAACTAGTGAGAATTCGTAGTTTATATTTATCAAATGGTGCATGTGGGTAACATCGTAATGAGCGAATTCTCTGTGTTGTCTTGATGTTAAACCTCCATCGCAGCCACCTGTCAAACACCGACATCAACTGTTATCGGAAAGGCTAGTTAGTTAGCTTCAGCTATTCTGTCCaactaaaactttatttttcccAGACCCTCTGTGATTTGTATCCTGCAACTCTGCGTTACATTGACTCTACGGAACGTTTAAAGGAAACCTAATAGGGAAAGTGGTAATAACCTGTAAACAATGAGGGAAACGTACCTGTGAATGAGCGGCTAATAGACGTCAGCTTAGTTAGCACAGATGCACACACGTGAGTCCGTCACCAGCCTAGCCGACTGATGACTGATGCAAGTGGCGGAGGGAGACAGTTCCGGGTGTCACTGACGCTACTTCCGgtgcaaacaggaagtcaacAACACCGCTATCAACAACAAATCAGATTAAAACATACTATTAAATTCCCCTTTCGTCAAGGATCGCATTTAACTTTATTGTTTATTACTGTGTGgggttttttaatctgtttttttatattctaaATAAATTACATCTTCATTGATATTTGTTTACTATcgtttcatttttaatgtgattttcttttcttttttcagatgTGCACAAACGGtattccctgttttttttttgttttacatcagTGTTAACCATAATACTAATTCATCTTAAATGACATGAACAAATTATGAGTTTGCGTTAAGTTGCTGTTCCTTTGCCAAGTTCAGAATTTTGGTATTTTGTAGTAAACCGTGAAATGccgtatttgttttgttttgttttttgtcggagtcaatttaaaaaaaacaaaaacaaaaaaacacatactattaaaaaaatattgaaagtcAATAAGTAAGTAGGTAAATAGTAACAACAAACAAGACTGGATAGTTTTCTTTCTACAAAATAATTATGTATATtcgaagaaaaaaattataatgaagACTGTCTTTTTTGTTATCATTAGCATGCTTCCATTCCTTTCACACTTTCATTTTGGTCAGTTTTACAGGGTGCTCCAGCCTCTCCATCGTAGTTTGccttttaaatgttaattaattttatctaaaaaatgactaaaagtcCAGAAACAATATTTTCCTCACACAGTATTTACACCTGCTGCAAGTTTTAGGTCTAATTTAGCcaatttcatgtttatttgtgttttttttaaattgtgttacAACCAGGAAAACTGTCCTGGGTACAAATCTACAATGTTCTATCTTTCATGCAACATTGCCAAACACCACTCAATAAAGGCCCAACATTGGACTAGTTAAAATTTCACATAATATCAGTTATCTGGGTGGATTTCTGCTCAATTGTGTGTGTCAACTTTACCTCGTCTTCCCTCTCTCAAAGTCACTGATTGATACCTGATCCATTTCACCATAATATTAGTAGAATTAGAACTAGGGATAATTTTGACACTAAATGTACGACTAATAATCATAATAGCAATTTTCAATCAAATTGGGTTGACAACTCTTTCATTGCTTCATTTCACTTTGCTCAGCTAGTTTAAACACCAAATGCAATCATATCCGAGTCTAATGCTAACTCAAGTAGAGGGGGAAATTGTATTGGCTATGAAATACCATGGAGCAGAACAATTAagcaaaataatgaataaacagATGGACTGGCAtcttgtccagggtgtaccccggCCTAATACCAATGAAAGCTGGAgatgggcaccagcagaccctagCAACCCTGAAAATagggagcaagcgggtcagaaaatgaatggatcaATGAATAAACATGGCACTCAAGTACTGGTCATCAGATACATACAAGATTACAGGAAGGGGAAAAGAACACAACAAGACATTTCTTAAATTTTATTAGGTGTGTGCTAATGCAATGGTTTTCAAATAcaacatttcttcttcttctgtgtagttttacggTGGTTGGCAACCAAGGCCAAGAGTATTACCGCCCATACTTCAAAATTTAAACACTGTAGATCTTTTTACAGTAAGTTAGTAACTATTAGATTTGAGAGTCtcttaagaaaaataaatccagattttttttaacctactAAAATGACATCATATTCATACAAACTAACTTTTCCCAttcccacaaacaaacaaacaaataaaaattattcaGATCTTTCCCCAAAGAACCAACCCAATCCACCGAACACTAAATCTACAAGACCTACGACAAAACCACCTCCAAGTCGAAATCCTTTGAAGACTCCATCCCCACTCCTCCAAACGAGCCTCCCCAACCCTCCACCCACTGTTAGTGCTTGACTTCCCATTTCTGATGCCACTGACCCCACATAGCCCCCGCTCTCCTTGCACAGCCCTCCTCCAAAACGCTTCAAAACCCACCAAGCATTACCTATGGTGCCACCAAATATCCCCAGTGCATCTCCCATCAAAGTACCCGTGCCCATAACCCCTGTATAGCAGCTGTTTAGCAGGGCCCCAAGCATGGAAGAAGTGCAGTAATAAATATTGTAGAAGCCATTGTATCCAATTCCAAGTACAGTTTCAACAGCTGAGCACATCCCTGACAGGAGGTCGGAGGTCAAGAGGTAAAAAACGTTGCAGGTGTCTCCAGGCAAAGCACAAAGCACTCCAAGGTCTTCCTGGAGAACATAGACCACCTGAAACAAGAGCATAAAAGTGCCGTGAggtttgggttttttcttaaagtttaaataaggAAGTGACCCAAAGGCGCTGCAGAGACTCAGAGTGAACCTAACCTGCAGGTCATACCTCATTCCAGTGTCAAAGAGGAGCAATCTGAAAAGAGGAGATCTAGGTGGGACATACTCATCACTATGCCAATAACTGTGGCTACAATGAATTATTcttaatatctatatatattgtttaaaaagttacattttttgacagactgaaatatttaattttaatgtattttaatgtaatgtactatttacattttttatttgtaatattcagCAAGTGTCtttaattttgagaataaaccaatttttttctcactgtaaaaaaagtttttttaaaaaacttagttgtttaaaaaactttaaatatgagtattttattttggattATTGTCTTGTGTCATCCTTTTGTcgtcttgtgcattttttatgtagttttgtgtattttattttgctcaTATAGTGTGTTtgagtaattttctgtgtttctggactTGTTTTATGAATTTATGCTctccaatttctgtgtttttgttgtatttttttgtttttggagtagtttggtatatttttcagtgttttttaagtaaatttgtgtatttctgccattttattttcctctcattttgtgtgtgtctgtttattgatttatttatttgtcattttgtgtgttttttttgcttgtttaattttttatccttttctccaatttatgtgtgtttttttttcttctaattttgtgtttttgtagcctGTTATGTGGTTTGGCATATTTTTCAGTTCAAGAAATGTGAATAAAGATTGAatttagatatattttaattaccTGTCCAGGAAACTCAGTGATTCTAGAGAAGATAGGGTTGAGCGGGGCTTTGAAGAGGTACAAGGTGGTGGCGAGGACGTAGACTATGGAGCTGCTTGAGTTTGTCTCCTGCTCATCATCCGTCTCAAGCTGAGCTGCGTCTGACCTGACAGCTCCTGATTGTATTTTCTTAGCCTGAGAGTCACTGCTGGTCCTCGACGCTTCTTGAGTGACATCCTCATCATCGTTTTCAGGATCAATGACTTTCTCCTGAGTTATTGATGACTCTCCGTCTTTGCTTGCATCTGTGTTCACGTCTGCATCGCCTCCTTCTTCACTAGCCTCGTCTGCTTCAGATTTTCTTATAACGTCCAGTTGCTCAATGTTGTTTAAATCTATTTTGGCAAAAAACGCTCCACTGTCTGCATCTCCACAGCCTTCAAAGAACAACTCTGTCACTCCCAGcacttcctccagctccttAATGCTCACTGGCCTCAGCCCTTCTCCTGTCTCTTGGATTATGGCCACACTGAAGCCATCTTTCCCTTCTGGGGCAGAGCAGCAGACTGCAGACCACAGTGGGGTGGTCTGACACTGTTCTTCTCCATCCTCCGCTGCCCCAAAGCTTCCCGCCCCCATCAGAATGTAGAGGTCACCCTCTAAAGTGGTGCAGCGAGGATAGATGCTTGACTGGACCAATGTTGTGACTGTTGAGTCCCAGTTTTGAAATGGCGAGTCTGGGGGTGACAGAGCATGAGATGATCCCAGTCTGAGAAGAGCTGGTATGGCTACTTTTGAGTTGTGTACTGGTTCCTCTGGAATctgacagaaacacaaacaaaatcaacacatTTGTACAGTATGCTGTTTATAATAAgttgtttttaagttaaaaattaGTCAATTTTGTTGTATTGGATGAGTGTTTagcagaagtgaaagtaatgaaTCACAGGTACTCATGTTGCTTTAggcgtacttgtacttttttgagtatcattaattttactttttaaaaaagtaaaataattaatttctacacccaacggTTACTgagcaaattattattttttgttttaaaataatcaacggacattgttgaactaaaaaaaaaattaagtgaccagacaacaatcaaatgcatcacatcatagccgaccaatcagattaaacgtaacgcaccGCGCCacaacagcattgaatgctgggtattttctcaattttagagttcataaaggtagctatacttagagcctgatagttttattattttgaattgaattcattggtgttattttatcttgaaaaaacattttgacaaaccatttgttttatacagatgcctttgtaaaaaaaataattaagttacaattgtgcaatttatttttaagtttacaTGTTAATTGTATGTAAGGGAACAATGGCAAAAtttcttaccaaaaataaacatgtggggTGGAagaaacttttactttgagtactgttTAATGgatctactttttacttgtacttgaatattttatatatgacttttttgcacttgtactcaagtacaatttaattcaagcaacagtacttctacttgagtaggataaatcagtactctttatacctccGATGTTTAGTAAGCCAAGCAGCAACCTGAAGGTTGGTGATTTAGTTCCCCACTTTCTCTTTTGtga is a genomic window of Gouania willdenowi chromosome 16, fGouWil2.1, whole genome shotgun sequence containing:
- the LOC114478050 gene encoding uncharacterized protein LOC114478050; translation: MRPAAAVSAAAAALWLLALLGPGLSCPDEDGSEGDLQTCSCCFYRQTPPQGASTGPSLSSLCHRLPGGRTFASLTRQACDTAVYSAFHISHGWMEREGEEVIEKEPEIPEEPVHNSKVAIPALLRLGSSHALSPPDSPFQNWDSTVTTLVQSSIYPRCTTLEGDLYILMGAGSFGAAEDGEEQCQTTPLWSAVCCSAPEGKDGFSVAIIQETGEGLRPVSIKELEEVLGVTELFFEGCGDADSGAFFAKIDLNNIEQLDVIRKSEADEASEEGGDADVNTDASKDGESSITQEKVIDPENDDEDVTQEASRTSSDSQAKKIQSGAVRSDAAQLETDDEQETNSSSSIVYVLATTLYLFKAPLNPIFSRITEFPGQVVYVLQEDLGVLCALPGDTCNVFYLLTSDLLSGMCSAVETVLGIGYNGFYNIYYCTSSMLGALLNSCYTGVMGTGTLMGDALGIFGGTIGNAWWVLKRFGGGLCKESGGYVGSVASEMGSQALTVGGGLGRLVWRSGDGVFKGFRLGGGFVVGLVDLVFGGLGWFFGERSE